From a single Halovulum dunhuangense genomic region:
- a CDS encoding YebC/PmpR family DNA-binding transcriptional regulator, with translation MAGHSKWANIQHRKGRQDAIRAKLFSKLSKEITVAAKMGDPDPDKNPRLRLAVKEAKAQSVPKDVIERAIKKSQGGDADSYDEIRYEGYGPEGIAIIVEAMTDNRNRTASNVRSIFAKAGGNLAETGAVSFMFDRKGLVVYPASVGDAEKVLEAAIEAGAEDVESTEDGHEIYCEPGDLSDVSNALEAVLGESETSKLVWKPQTTTTLDLEGAQKLMKLIEALEDDDDVQSVTANFEMSDEVMAQL, from the coding sequence ATGGCCGGGCATTCCAAATGGGCGAACATCCAGCACCGCAAGGGGCGGCAGGACGCGATCCGGGCGAAGCTGTTTTCCAAGCTCTCGAAGGAGATCACCGTCGCGGCGAAGATGGGCGACCCTGACCCCGACAAGAACCCCCGGCTGCGGCTGGCGGTGAAGGAAGCCAAGGCGCAGTCGGTGCCCAAGGACGTGATCGAGCGGGCGATCAAGAAAAGCCAGGGCGGCGATGCCGACAGCTACGACGAGATCCGCTACGAGGGCTATGGCCCCGAGGGCATCGCGATCATCGTCGAGGCGATGACCGACAACCGCAACCGGACCGCGTCGAACGTGCGCTCTATCTTTGCCAAGGCGGGCGGCAACCTGGCGGAAACCGGTGCGGTCAGCTTCATGTTCGACCGCAAGGGGCTGGTGGTCTATCCCGCGTCGGTGGGCGATGCGGAAAAGGTGCTGGAGGCCGCGATCGAGGCCGGGGCCGAGGACGTGGAGAGCACCGAGGACGGGCACGAGATCTATTGCGAGCCGGGCGATCTGAGCGACGTGTCGAACGCGCTGGAGGCGGTGCTTGGCGAGAGCGAGACCAGCAAGCTGGTGTGGAAGCCGCAGACCACCACGACGCTGGACCTGGAAGGCGCGCAGAAGCTGATGAAGCTGATCGAGGCGCTGGAAGATGATGACGACGTGCAGTCGGTCACCGCGAATTTCGAGATGTCGGACGAGGTGATGGCGCAGCTCTGA
- a CDS encoding DUF4198 domain-containing protein → MRLMTCLAVLPFQPAALCLAVLGAVVPAAAHEFWIAPDRHLVEPGTEIALEVLVGEMLAGEGWTPEPSQLTRYALVQGQTEVPVADPRVAPPDGLSSVVLETTGSLLRFSVWQDFVDYVTFEGLDDIPDLHRELGLPETGFTEAYFRNARALIQTGPVREDDRDAPTGMPFDIVADANPHGLQAGDMLPVRLLWMGDPLPDHPLAVFSTDAAGEVRRLLLRSDADGRLEVPLQSGRMLLNSVELLPARAGVGAEWISVWSSLSFEVP, encoded by the coding sequence ATGCGCCTGATGACCTGCCTTGCCGTCCTGCCGTTCCAGCCTGCCGCCCTCTGCCTGGCGGTCCTGGGCGCTGTCGTGCCTGCCGCCGCGCACGAGTTCTGGATCGCGCCGGACCGGCACCTGGTCGAGCCGGGGACGGAGATCGCGCTGGAGGTGCTGGTGGGCGAGATGCTGGCGGGGGAGGGCTGGACGCCCGAGCCGTCGCAGCTCACCCGGTATGCGCTTGTGCAGGGCCAGACCGAGGTGCCGGTCGCCGATCCGCGGGTGGCCCCGCCCGATGGGCTGAGCAGCGTGGTGCTGGAGACGACCGGCAGCCTGCTGCGGTTCAGCGTGTGGCAGGACTTCGTGGATTACGTCACCTTCGAGGGGCTGGACGACATTCCCGATCTGCACCGGGAACTGGGCCTGCCGGAGACGGGGTTCACCGAGGCCTATTTCCGCAATGCCCGCGCGCTGATCCAGACCGGGCCGGTGCGCGAGGACGACCGGGACGCGCCCACGGGGATGCCATTCGACATCGTGGCGGATGCGAACCCCCATGGCTTGCAGGCGGGTGACATGCTGCCGGTGCGGCTTTTGTGGATGGGCGATCCGTTGCCCGATCATCCGCTGGCGGTGTTCTCGACCGATGCGGCGGGAGAGGTGCGGCGCCTGCTGCTCAGGTCGGATGCGGACGGCCGGCTGGAGGTGCCCTTGCAGTCGGGGCGGATGCTGCTGAATTCGGTCGAATTGCTGCCGGCCCGCGCGGGCGTGGGGGCCGAGTGGATAAGCGTGTGGTCCTCTCTTTCCTTCGAGGTTCCCTGA